One genomic window of Thalassolituus hydrocarboniclasticus includes the following:
- a CDS encoding SMP-30/gluconolactonase/LRE family protein, which translates to MLKKLLLITGLALAGAVLWPSPIDSVAVNASRPLAFAGVLATNDMLQSTQITKLPAGKAGGEDIAKDKLGCLYTGTLDGSILRKCPYSDWETLTNTGGRPLGLHFDSEQNLIIADAEKGLLSMSPTAKISVLADRYNNEKLGVVDDVDIGADGTIYFSDASNRYALKDIVLDILDGRPSGRLFAFNPQNKSLTLLADGFAFANGVAVSADQSYVLINETFTYQISKVWLTGPKAGQKEILLDKLPGLPDGIARAADGTYWVAMYGLRPKLVDKFHANPWVKNQLAKLPKSLAPVPKPYGLILQISAQGEILQSLHDQAAVAIGEVTSVQPEDDGLYLGTLHMDRIGKWAF; encoded by the coding sequence ATGCTGAAAAAACTGCTGTTGATCACCGGACTGGCGCTGGCCGGCGCTGTTTTGTGGCCCTCTCCTATCGACTCTGTTGCGGTTAACGCCTCACGTCCTCTGGCCTTCGCCGGTGTTCTGGCGACGAACGATATGCTGCAAAGCACACAGATAACCAAACTGCCGGCCGGCAAAGCCGGTGGTGAAGATATTGCCAAAGATAAGCTCGGTTGCTTATACACAGGCACGCTCGACGGCAGCATTCTGCGCAAGTGCCCGTACAGTGATTGGGAAACGCTGACCAACACAGGTGGCCGGCCACTGGGGCTGCATTTTGACAGCGAGCAGAATCTGATTATTGCCGACGCAGAAAAAGGCCTGCTGAGCATGAGCCCGACCGCCAAAATCAGTGTGCTGGCCGACCGCTATAACAATGAAAAACTGGGCGTTGTCGACGATGTGGATATCGGCGCCGACGGCACCATTTATTTCTCCGATGCCAGTAACCGTTATGCACTGAAAGATATCGTGCTCGACATTCTTGATGGCCGCCCGTCCGGGCGTTTATTTGCGTTTAATCCACAGAATAAAAGCCTGACGTTATTGGCCGATGGTTTTGCCTTTGCCAATGGCGTGGCGGTGTCGGCCGATCAGAGCTATGTACTGATTAACGAAACCTTTACCTATCAGATCAGTAAGGTCTGGTTAACCGGCCCTAAAGCCGGACAGAAAGAAATCCTGCTGGATAAATTGCCCGGCCTGCCGGATGGCATTGCCCGCGCCGCTGATGGCACTTACTGGGTTGCCATGTACGGCCTGCGGCCAAAACTGGTGGATAAATTCCACGCTAACCCATGGGTAAAAAATCAGCTGGCTAAATTGCCCAAATCGTTAGCACCAGTACCCAAACCTTACGGCCTGATTCTGCAGATTAGTGCTCAGGGTGAAATATTGCAGAGCCTGCACGACCAGGCAGCGGTTGCGATTGGCGAAGTAACCTCAGTTCAGCCGGAAGATGACGGGCTGTATCTGGGGACATTGCATATGGACCGGATTGGTAAGTGGGCTTTCTGA